The Anabrus simplex isolate iqAnaSimp1 chromosome 5, ASM4041472v1, whole genome shotgun sequence sequence AGTTATAACTACAAAATTTCTCAGTTCATTCAaatatatttttaacattattttcacAAACAAAACTTAAGTCAAGTATTCTGCAGATTTTTGTAATAGACCAAAGAGCATAAAATTACAACCTAACTATTCAATTCATTTTTACAACATAACAAATATGTATTCACATATTCCATTAAAAGCAATTtttcaattaaataataatattctaaataaataaagCAAAGTTTGTAAAGTagaacaaataatatttttatttactgaAATATGTTTTGCAACAATATCATTTACTAATTAAACAATTTACCAATGGGCTCGCTTGCTTCAGGTGTTATGGCAGAAATTTACTTAGATGATCTTGAGTAACCGATTCTTGAATAAGTTGATACAAAATTGACTTACTTCACACATATTGACTTATATTAAGAGAGAAAGGTAAATAATCCCTTAAAACCCAAAATAATTTATAAACATAAAGACATTACCTGCAGGACAAGATATATTGATATTTTTCACTATAATAGATCCACTAATGGTGGCAATTTATTTCAACACTTAAACTCTTTAGACCGTCTGAATATTAAATTCATTTTGGAATGTGAGATTAAAAGACCCCTTGATTATTTAGATCTAAATAttaccaacaacaacaaccattttacaaatattattttcaGGAAACCAACTCTAATTTCAAATACAATAAGATAGGACTCTCAACACCCAAGTGTCCATAAAAAAAGGCTGCTTTTATAGTTTAATTCACAGAGATTTAAAAATACCTTTATCCACTTGCAATTACAAAAAGAATAAATGAATAACCTTTACAACATTGCCTTTAACAATCGCTACAGCagaatttttttcaaaatatactaaataaataaataaatcattcgcTAAATTAGTCAATGATTCAAAAGAAAACAAGTAATATTTTATAATTACTTCCAACAATAATGCAATTTTCCAagttacaaatatttaaaaaaacaaaattttaaCATAGTTTTCAAAAGaaatattctaaaatatttttcAACATGCACACTATTAACAATAACATACATTcaaaatgtatatatttataaactcAAAGGCACATATTGTAACTCCAGCTGGATAGGCCAAAAAAGAAGGAATTTTCACATTCTTAATCAAGAGTATATAAACaagaaaatacaacagattttcagTCATGAAAAAACATATGATTGGTTCGAATCCTGGTTGCACTTCCATCAATTAAgatttagtaattcatcaaagcATAAAGTGGTAATTTACTGAATATATACAAAACATTAATATATTTCAAATCAAAGAAATAACCCCAGTAGTAATTTCAATGAACTTCCCGAACGAACCAGTATCCTGTTTGAAGAACTAGTGAACATACTTAATAAACAAATAACTACTAAGTGTTATAATATTCAACAGAGCACCACTCCTACTTCATTCCTTCCTCACATGACACTTCCCCTCAATTAACAGTCGGTCAACCTTCTAACACCCAGACGGACTGCGCATTTTCATTGCATGGGAGTAGATGGTTAACAAGGAGCAACACCATCACCGTAgcctttttgataatatttatcTTTTCATTTACACAATTTATTTCTTGTTAGACATCTTTCTGgagtcacaaaaattattttaacGACTATGTTCCATTAACAGATCAAGTTACACCAAGTAGTGCTTAGATAACAGATTTTTGAATAGTGATTGAACTGGAATTAGTTCACATCTGCTGCAGCCTccgtggcagcgcgccggcttctcactgctgggttccgtggttcaaatcccggtcactccatgtgagatttgtgctggataaagtagaggtgggacaggttctttcttcgagtactccggttttccctgtcatcattgattccagcaacactctccaatatcatttcatctgtcggggCCGAtaagctagatgttaggccccttaaaacaagcattatgatcatttcatctgtcagtcattaatcattaccccagaggagtgcaacaggctttggcagccgacagAATTCCTATCCACTCCGctacatggggcttcattcatcccattcctgacctggtcaatgactagaaaacaggctgtggattttcgtttttaaATTTACACATGCTATTTTTTTATATCAAGAGAGAGGCCGATAATCCATTAACACCTAAGATTTACCTGGATGTCAACAAAGGttattttaaattgaaaattaatttttaatgagaTTTAGACAACAATTTTTTGTACAACACATTCCAGTCTAACAGTGTTATAATGAATAAAAGCAAAGAAACattacaaaaaaaaagaaaagattttaAATACTACAATAGGTTTAAATGCACAAGTCAGCCATATATTTTTAAGAGTGAAATAGTTAAGTTTAGGATGGATTTCCTAGAATTTATATTATACAAAATGACACCTTTAGAATGTATTTTACATTTATATaaattttccaaattttatatGAATTTTGTGTATTTGTAGCTGAGGAAGGTCGCAAACAATTAAACGGGTTCTGTAAATAAATTGGAAAGTACTGAACgctgcaaaaaatatatataattgcaTTAAAGGAATACATTAGTTTGTATTAGATATTGTATAAACCCTGTGTTACAGtttgaaaataaaacataaatggccaTTCCTGAACTATTCCTTTCATAAAGTAAAGAATATTAGAGCTTCTACTGGAAGAACAGTTTAGGTCACAATTACTGATTTGTTATTCAATGGCGcatattttgccaaatttcaagaaTATTGGCTACGAAAATGGCATTGTCCTCCTCTGACACATACTTCAACAATTTTTAAATTAATCATGAGGTACTAGTAGATGGAATGGAACGCGTGTGTTTCATTGTGTGCAATTGAAGATCACGACGACGCTTGAAAGTCTTATCACAGTCGTTACAATAAAGGAGATCCTGTCCAGTGTGATCCTTCATATGTATCACTAGATTGCAACGATGTTGAAAGCATTTACCACACTCCGGGCAAGAAAATATGACATCTCTAGTGTGTGTTATCATATGTTCATCGAGATGAGCCCGGCGCCTAAAAGCCTTCCGACACACAGAACAAACATAAGGTCTGTAAAACGTATGCTTGTCCATTTGATGTCGGCTCAAATATGAAGAACGAGAAAATGACATATCACATTTTTTACACTGGAATGGACGTACCCCACTATGCACGACTTCGTGATTTTTCAGAATATCACGACGTTTGAAATCTTTCTTGCACACGTTACATACAAACGGCCTATCTTCCCCGTGTGTTGCCTTATGTATTTTCAAGGTATCTCGTCGAGAAAATGTTTTGTGACATATTGGACATCGGTTCTTTTTACCTGCATTACGGCGTCTAGAGTTAGAAACCTTGTTATTTAAGGGTTCACCTGCTTCAGGAAATACTCCACCATGCCTAGAAAAgaacatattattaattattatgataGAAAGGCAATATGATTTAGCTGTAATAAATCACCAAATAGTGGTGTTTCAAAATATAAAAACTGGTGGTTTTATACAAACAGTTTAGTATTTTCAGAATACATCAAACATATAATTAATATATAgatcttcttctactgcttttaccacatctgtggggtcCCACGTGCGAACAGTgtcacacaagtggatttggccctgctttatggCCGGATATCCATCCTGACGCAAACTCTATATCGAGGGATGGTAATTATACCCCTTTCAGACCatgtatgcacaattgtgcgggttcgtattttgtttatctcCGACCTTACTTGATGTTTTCTTGGCACTAGACCAAACTGCAGTGCTTGTACGGGACACATAGCATGTActgcagttgtttttatttagcgcttgaccaccaggggcCAGGAAGAAGAGTTTGAAAATACAGTTCATCGGGAAGATGGCGTGAAGCAGTAATGccaaaaataagtatttatttatttatttatttatttattgcattcatattaatcaagaagctctactgaatatcagaatataatcaatgaagtgtgtaaattatttagcgaacgtaaattgtgaacttacaacatcgtacatgataccatgaggttttgaatgttgatacgcacaagtatgcgggctaggtttccctgcaggcaatgcatgcaagagtgctgggtgctgccaccaaaagactgtgaaggcagaactcgtactctacatgagaaatgtaatgtataagattttatttgtttaaaatacattgttccacactgtaaaatagagcatttgatcatgtacatgtgtatattcacatgtactgagctgaattctcttatttttttgtaagtagtgaatcaagtcctgatatgcacaattgtgtgggttctgttttttagctgaaagttctcattttgttaaataaactgtaaaaacgtgtatctgagagcattttagtaagtttttgatgtacaaacaaaaattcacaccgccagttcttttcaggtctgaaagggttatacataaccagaaagagagagagagggttCCACTGCATTTATGAGCTGCTCCTTAGCAGCGAACATCAGAATTAAGTGGGCAGAAAACCAAACTGGTGCCAACTAAGGATTTCTGCATTACTGTACTACTGTACATATTGCTGTCGTTTATCATTCccactttttaaatatatattggATATCTCCTATGAATTATTAAAGTGTATACATTTTACTGGAACCCTATGTATATAGCAATGTAACAATAAGATATGGTCAAACATTCAGGGCACAATCCTCACATGCTGACAAATACTTATATAATAATTGCAAACCCTTTTAAAATCAAAGTTCAACACATTAGTTCTGTGAGGATTGACCATAAGAAAACTGGAAGTGAAAAATCAGTTGGTATGTTTTACGGATGCAATAACATTTTGTACCACTGATTCCCTATCTCTTCCACAAATAATATCACACATGTCATCTGCAAAGGATTTATTATTTATAAAGGATACAATGAAACTTATTGTATATAATATGGTGACCATGACAGGACTGGGTTCTACGGCCAAGAATTAGCGATATTTCTGAAAGTCTTGGATTGGAGCAAAAGTTAGAACATGTAACAACATTCTTAACAAGCTCAATGGTACAAGTTCGGATGCTACTGTCCTCTGAACAACAGGTCTTGACTTATTATACCCAATTCCAGAATATTGCAGTCCTGTATGAATCAACAATGCACACTCAGGAAAAGTTGATGCCAGCTGAATAATATTACGAGGGCAGTATGTGGCACTGTCAAACCTATGCTACATAAATGGTTGCCAGTAGTAACAAACATCCATCTTCCTCACCTTTGAAGCCTAATTGCATTGAAGAAGGAATGGTCCAAATGCACTGGGAGACCAAAATCTCATCATCCCTCATGGCAACTAGATAATTGGTTGAGTCTCAATGCAACATGAATGAAGTCTGGAAAAAATGGTGGGCTAAATAAAACCCTGACCAGCCAGGGTTGACCTCTGACCCTTGTAGAAAACATGCCAGCTCCAACTCATCAAGAAGGATTTCTTTAATGAACAGAGACCAGACCAGCCTAAGAAGATGTTACTTCTTGCTCCAGAAGTAGGGAAAAATTTCCAGCCCACAGTGCGACTGTGCTGATGCATtgcagacagtccaccatgttctGGTGGCATGCACGCTTGAAAACTTCCAGGGAGAATAAAAGAGCTTCATGCAACAAGTAAAGGGGCAGTGaactggctaaattctctggatATTACTTGGAATTTAATAGCCATTGATATTTATATCTCACTGATGTTTATTTGTATTTAGAGTATACAgttttattattcattttccattactcatcaccatcatcatttccccCTATctagctcctgccgggtcggggtacTTGTGGTACTTCTCCACTTGCCTctttctttccaccattcctcttccacgtgGTACTTCTCCATTTGCCTctttctttccaccattcctcttccacgatcttgtcccagtctaaattttgtcttcttcaCTGATTCAATCAACCTTGTTCTACACCTTCCTCCTGCTCTCTTACCCTTGCACTTTGaatccagcatctgtcttggaattctgttctcctccattctctttacatgtccaaaccaccttagttcattcttttcaactctctcatttagttttcctatcccaacttcctttctaacatcttcatttctcactctgtcttttctgccatacttcttaggaatttcatctcactggcttgaattctactttcttgcctgctagtcaaagtccaaagtctcagctgcataagtcagtatgggtacatagtatattttgtacattatctttTTACTTTTCTTTGGTACTTCTTTGCACCAAACAAGTTTTCtcacactttggtagaatgcattaccttGCCATACCATCCTGCTAATCACCATGTCTACCCTAGCGTTTTGCATTGATTCACTTCCTAGGTacttaaagctgtccacaatttcaagaCTCTGACTtctaattttcacagtgccctttccttcctcttgacatcaccatagtcttccttttctctgtactgattttaatgtcatacttctcaattttctttgctgttctttccccagatcacatcatcatttGCAAATAGCAGTaccttcatctctttatctccagaggcttcctttgtttcctttacaatttcgtccatgaccataataaacaaaagaggtgacaacacactcccctgtcttagtccagtcttattcctaaaccattcgtctttccaactggggtcagtactctgctatcatagttgttgtacattgcttgcaccatttcaacatctctcttccgagtctctttttaaccatggtttcccaaaccttctctctggggacgctatcatatgccttttctatatctatgaaaagTCATGActagatcctttccatattcccagttcttttccatcagctgtttcatgctaaagattgggtccacagtagatcttccactcctgaagcggTATTGATCCTCTTGTAACtccccttcaatctttcttctcattctcccttctaatatcctttccagtattttaactacctgcaatATACATGTGATTcttctatagttaccacaaactttcttgtctgCTTTCTTAAACTCTGGTATAACTATCCTTTTTtgcagtcttctggtacacatctgtgtttccacatacactttagtagttggtacaaccattgcataccaacaggtccagcagcctttatcatttccatactgatttcatccatccctgttacTTTTCCCATCTTCTTCTTTTGTACTGCTAACGCCACCTtcagcattgttatatcatcctctatGGTCGAGACCTAgcactgtattgcttctatctcccctgtacagttgttcacattcaatagcttatcaaaatactccttccattttCTCCTTGTCTTTTCTAggtgtgttaacaattccccatTTTCCTTTTTCACTAGTTTTGTGGTAACACTTTCTGTCCTCTGACTTCTTGTAAGTCAATACatcatccttttactgccacttacatccacttccactttttgtgtaaattcttcccaactcttctccttttcttctcctaccaccttcctacatctccgtttgctgttgagatacttccttttctttctttcttctgtttgatctcggttccattctcgccaggctgtcttcgtttctttcaccactttcctcagtTCCTCGTTgcaccacggtgtctccttttctttcattcTTGTAGAGGGCCTGTCACAAGCACTCtttgctgcactaacaa is a genomic window containing:
- the LOC136874303 gene encoding gastrula zinc finger protein XlCGF7.1, whose protein sequence is MEQNHVTKVELEFVDGSEEPSSEGLHYDDAHVDDDGDDDNREPDAFAEQDSDSYQDLDAIYILTPKVELLCPDDDDPMNNESDSNTDKGSSLPNHISKHGGVFPEAGEPLNNKVSNSRRRNAGKKNRCPICHKTFSRRDTLKIHKATHGEDRPFVCNVCKKDFKRRDILKNHEVVHSGVRPFQCKKCDMSFSRSSYLSRHQMDKHTFYRPYVCSVCRKAFRRRAHLDEHMITHTRDVIFSCPECGKCFQHRCNLVIHMKDHTGQDLLYCNDCDKTFKRRRDLQLHTMKHTRSIPSTSTS